A genomic window from Xyrauchen texanus isolate HMW12.3.18 chromosome 31, RBS_HiC_50CHRs, whole genome shotgun sequence includes:
- the LOC127625363 gene encoding hepatocyte nuclear factor 1-beta-B-like isoform X1 has protein sequence MFSDMVSKLTSLQQELLSALLDSGVTKDVLVQALEDLCPCPPEFGIKVEKTLSPGSAHGGSDSNDSKPVFLTLSSVQGKGSKLSGDEGSDDGDEFDTPPILRELQSLNTEEAAEQRAEVDRMLSEDPWRVARTVKGYMQQHNIPQREVVDVTGLNQSHLSQHLNKGTPMKTTKRAVLYTWYVQKQREIDRQFDRVQGSDPIDSGSQDQVLFFFPEFNHAGHSSVAAGASGAPLREEGEPGSKRVRRNRFKWGPASQEILYQAYERQKNPSKEEREALVEECNRAECVQRGVSPSKAHGLGSNLVTEVRVYNWFANRRKEEAFRQKLSMDTYTPHSMNPLMSHVSSHTQHHHSNSDSKLRYSQQGISEVTSSTTISHHGNSHSVLQQVSPGSLDPCHSLLSTDGKMISVSGGVLPPVSTLTNIHSLSQSSHHHQQAQNLIMNLAAQSLTSQSVPVINSVSGLTTLQPMQFPLSTSLTPLTTAHISTQPFTQSHMYSPKQEAAQYSHHSRYTTMDTNTITHLGSSKQCPLQAW, from the exons ATGTTTTCTGACATGGTGTCCAAGTTGACATCGCTTCAGCAGGAGCTCCTGAGCGCCTTGTTGGACTCGGGGGTCACTAAGGATGTGCTGGTCCAGGCGCTGGAGGATTTGTGTCCATGTCCCCCTGAATTCGGAATAAAAGTGGAAAAAACCTTATCCCCAGGTAGTGCCCACGGCGGCAGCGACTCTAATGATTCAAAACCGGTGTTTCTGACTCTGAGCAGCGTGCAAGGTAAAGGGAGCAAACTGTCCGGCGATGAAGGCTCGGATGACGGGGATGAGTTCGACACGCCGCCAATCCTGCGGGAGCTGCAGTCTCTGAACACGGAGGAGGCGGCGGAGCAGCGCGCTGAGGTGGACCGCATGTTATC AGAGGATCCGTGGAGGGTCGCGCGCACTGTCAAAGGCTACATGCAGCAGCACAATATTCCCCAGCGCGAGGTGGTTGATGTCACGGGTCTCAATCAGTCGCACCTGTCGCAGCACCTGAATAAAGGAACACCGATGAAGACTACCAAACGAGCCGTGCTTTACACCTGGTATGTCCAGAAACAGCGCGAAATCGACCGAC AGTTCGATCGTGTTCAGGGCTCTGACCCCATTGACTCAGGCAGTCAAGATCAGGTCCTGTTTTTTTTCCCAGAATTCAATCATGCCGGACACAGCTCGGTGGCAGCGGGAGCATCAGGTGCTCCACTTAGAGAAGAGGGGGAGCCAGGCTCTAAGAGAGTGAGGCGAAACCGCTTCAAATGGGGTCCTGCATCTCAGGAAATCCTCTATCAGGCTTATGAACGACAGAAGAACCCCAGCAAAGAAGAGAGGGAGGCGCTGGTGGAGGAATGTAACAG GGCAGAGTGTGTGCAGAGGGGCGTGTCACCCTCTAAAGCTCATGGACTGGGTTCTAATCTGGTCACAGAGGTTCGGGTGTACAACTGGTTTGCTAACCGGCGTAAGGAAGAGGCCTTCAGACAGAAGCTGTCAATGGACACGTATACTCCCCACAGCATGAACCCACTTATGTCTCATGTATCCTCACACACCCAGCACCATCACAGCAACTCAGATTCCA AACTCAGGTATAGTCAACAAGGAATCAGTGAGGTCACTTCTTCAACAACCATCAGTCATCATGGTAACAGCCATTCAGTACTGCAACAGGTGTCTCCAGGTAGTCTGGACCCCTGCCACAGCCTGTTATCAACGGATGGCAAAATG ATCTCTGTGTCAGGTGGAGTCTTGCCTCCTGTGAGCACTCTGACCAACATTCATAGTCTTTCTCAGTCGTCTCATCATCACCAGCAAGCACAGAACCTCATTATGAATTTGGCTGCTCAAA GTTTGACATCTCAGAGTGTGCCGGTCATTAACAGTGTATCTGGACTCACCACCCTGCAGCCCATGCAGTTCCCCCTGAGCACCAGCCTGACGCCACTGACCACAGCACACATCTCCACACAGCCCTTCACACAATCTCACA TGTATTCTCCCAAACAGGAAGCTGCTCAGTATTCCCATCACTCTCGATACACTACAATGGACACCAACACCATCACACACCTGGGCTCCAGCAAGCAG TGTCCTTTGCAGGCCTGGTGA
- the LOC127625363 gene encoding hepatocyte nuclear factor 1-beta-B-like isoform X2, with the protein MFSDMVSKLTSLQQELLSALLDSGVTKDVLVQALEDLCPCPPEFGIKVEKTLSPGSAHGGSDSNDSKPVFLTLSSVQGKGSKLSGDEGSDDGDEFDTPPILRELQSLNTEEAAEQRAEVDRMLSEDPWRVARTVKGYMQQHNIPQREVVDVTGLNQSHLSQHLNKGTPMKTTKRAVLYTWYVQKQREIDRQFNHAGHSSVAAGASGAPLREEGEPGSKRVRRNRFKWGPASQEILYQAYERQKNPSKEEREALVEECNRAECVQRGVSPSKAHGLGSNLVTEVRVYNWFANRRKEEAFRQKLSMDTYTPHSMNPLMSHVSSHTQHHHSNSDSKLRYSQQGISEVTSSTTISHHGNSHSVLQQVSPGSLDPCHSLLSTDGKMISVSGGVLPPVSTLTNIHSLSQSSHHHQQAQNLIMNLAAQSLTSQSVPVINSVSGLTTLQPMQFPLSTSLTPLTTAHISTQPFTQSHMYSPKQEAAQYSHHSRYTTMDTNTITHLGSSKQCPLQAW; encoded by the exons ATGTTTTCTGACATGGTGTCCAAGTTGACATCGCTTCAGCAGGAGCTCCTGAGCGCCTTGTTGGACTCGGGGGTCACTAAGGATGTGCTGGTCCAGGCGCTGGAGGATTTGTGTCCATGTCCCCCTGAATTCGGAATAAAAGTGGAAAAAACCTTATCCCCAGGTAGTGCCCACGGCGGCAGCGACTCTAATGATTCAAAACCGGTGTTTCTGACTCTGAGCAGCGTGCAAGGTAAAGGGAGCAAACTGTCCGGCGATGAAGGCTCGGATGACGGGGATGAGTTCGACACGCCGCCAATCCTGCGGGAGCTGCAGTCTCTGAACACGGAGGAGGCGGCGGAGCAGCGCGCTGAGGTGGACCGCATGTTATC AGAGGATCCGTGGAGGGTCGCGCGCACTGTCAAAGGCTACATGCAGCAGCACAATATTCCCCAGCGCGAGGTGGTTGATGTCACGGGTCTCAATCAGTCGCACCTGTCGCAGCACCTGAATAAAGGAACACCGATGAAGACTACCAAACGAGCCGTGCTTTACACCTGGTATGTCCAGAAACAGCGCGAAATCGACCGAC AATTCAATCATGCCGGACACAGCTCGGTGGCAGCGGGAGCATCAGGTGCTCCACTTAGAGAAGAGGGGGAGCCAGGCTCTAAGAGAGTGAGGCGAAACCGCTTCAAATGGGGTCCTGCATCTCAGGAAATCCTCTATCAGGCTTATGAACGACAGAAGAACCCCAGCAAAGAAGAGAGGGAGGCGCTGGTGGAGGAATGTAACAG GGCAGAGTGTGTGCAGAGGGGCGTGTCACCCTCTAAAGCTCATGGACTGGGTTCTAATCTGGTCACAGAGGTTCGGGTGTACAACTGGTTTGCTAACCGGCGTAAGGAAGAGGCCTTCAGACAGAAGCTGTCAATGGACACGTATACTCCCCACAGCATGAACCCACTTATGTCTCATGTATCCTCACACACCCAGCACCATCACAGCAACTCAGATTCCA AACTCAGGTATAGTCAACAAGGAATCAGTGAGGTCACTTCTTCAACAACCATCAGTCATCATGGTAACAGCCATTCAGTACTGCAACAGGTGTCTCCAGGTAGTCTGGACCCCTGCCACAGCCTGTTATCAACGGATGGCAAAATG ATCTCTGTGTCAGGTGGAGTCTTGCCTCCTGTGAGCACTCTGACCAACATTCATAGTCTTTCTCAGTCGTCTCATCATCACCAGCAAGCACAGAACCTCATTATGAATTTGGCTGCTCAAA GTTTGACATCTCAGAGTGTGCCGGTCATTAACAGTGTATCTGGACTCACCACCCTGCAGCCCATGCAGTTCCCCCTGAGCACCAGCCTGACGCCACTGACCACAGCACACATCTCCACACAGCCCTTCACACAATCTCACA TGTATTCTCCCAAACAGGAAGCTGCTCAGTATTCCCATCACTCTCGATACACTACAATGGACACCAACACCATCACACACCTGGGCTCCAGCAAGCAG TGTCCTTTGCAGGCCTGGTGA